A stretch of the Flavobacterium sp. 5 genome encodes the following:
- a CDS encoding heme-binding protein — translation MANPINLDQPTCPYLAQQAATTAAVIPDITTPLVSATNQPPVIGTSNLGLLNNFIGTWNSPTGADASGYNVMPLPQADATNGYITKNFPYFEEISFSAIAGGAPNREGKFTQASSVLFYEQRVYIADNADPSGAQPIQNTLIHAENGTWLYHVIQNQVEGPYGPGTVPVTNPIPVQNPMTQYNKQISVPHGVSVLMTGGPVATGTGNPVFPTADRTKLPFTDPTIIDPSTVLTQQLDALNSKGITVESYSSITVSTTNEGGAVSNINFENSFGKVLSMNTTWYVETLSNGTVQLQYIQNIVLQFLINGMPTQFLHIDANTLQLVETFAQVNANQPWQDTGITVQPGKSITVSYNSGQWTADPDTNNGNLYGANGCTGIIVTQSGYPIQNVNMGALIGQVGTNAPFLIGNGPVATPTGQSGVLKLCINDDLNGEYGVGLADNIGSLQVRIKI, via the coding sequence ATGGCAAATCCAATCAACTTAGACCAACCTACATGTCCTTATCTAGCACAACAAGCAGCAACAACAGCTGCAGTAATTCCAGACATTACAACGCCACTTGTATCAGCAACAAATCAGCCACCAGTTATTGGTACTTCTAATCTCGGACTTTTAAATAATTTTATTGGTACATGGAACAGTCCTACGGGTGCAGATGCTTCAGGTTACAATGTTATGCCTTTGCCTCAGGCAGATGCTACAAATGGTTATATTACTAAAAATTTTCCTTATTTCGAAGAAATTTCATTTTCGGCTATAGCTGGTGGAGCACCAAATAGAGAAGGGAAATTTACACAGGCAAGCTCAGTATTATTTTATGAACAAAGAGTTTACATAGCAGACAATGCCGATCCTAGCGGAGCACAGCCCATTCAAAACACCTTGATTCATGCCGAAAATGGTACTTGGCTTTATCATGTTATACAAAATCAAGTGGAAGGTCCTTATGGCCCGGGTACTGTGCCAGTCACAAATCCAATTCCTGTACAAAATCCGATGACTCAGTACAACAAACAAATTTCAGTGCCCCATGGTGTTTCAGTTTTGATGACTGGAGGACCAGTTGCTACTGGAACAGGAAATCCAGTTTTCCCAACTGCTGATAGAACTAAATTACCGTTTACAGATCCTACTATTATTGACCCATCAACAGTTTTGACTCAGCAATTGGATGCTTTGAATAGTAAAGGGATTACTGTCGAGAGTTATTCAAGTATTACGGTTAGTACTACTAATGAGGGTGGAGCTGTAAGTAACATAAATTTTGAAAATTCTTTCGGGAAAGTACTATCAATGAACACAACTTGGTATGTTGAAACTTTGAGTAATGGTACTGTTCAGTTACAATACATTCAAAATATTGTTTTACAGTTTTTGATTAATGGTATGCCAACTCAGTTTTTACATATTGATGCCAACACCTTGCAACTGGTTGAAACGTTTGCTCAGGTTAATGCAAATCAACCTTGGCAAGACACAGGGATTACTGTACAACCTGGAAAATCAATAACAGTAAGTTACAATTCAGGGCAGTGGACTGCAGACCCAGATACAAATAATGGTAATCTGTATGGAGCAAATGGATGTACTGGTATTATTGTAACGCAATCTGGTTATCCTATTCAAAATGTAAATATGGGTGCGCTTATAGGACAAGTTGGAACTAATGCTCCATTCTTAATTGGAAACGGACCTGTTGCAACTCCTACAGGACAAAGTGGGGTATTAAAATTATGTATCAACGATGATTTAAATGGGGAATACGGAGTTGGATTAGCCGATAACATTGGTAGTCTACAGGTACGTATAAAAATTTAA
- a CDS encoding helix-turn-helix transcriptional regulator, with translation MKVEIQKLHDIWLDSQNKSNQNTVLPKITFDDLTNSIISTGPFYYYVIDFFDMSVSHVSSSITDFHEFGPENVSFNDILGTIHPDDIEFVTKAEGAVANFFCNNIDREKLLKYKISYNLRGRLKNGEYILCNHQALMLTMDENGGYGKSLNIHTRIDHLAKHNTYQFSLIGLDGEPSYMNLNVDSDIKNCVEFSKREIDIIKNIADGLSSIEIAEKLFISDLTVKKHRKNILSKSACKNTAQLVKDCIMQGVI, from the coding sequence ATGAAAGTAGAAATACAAAAACTTCACGATATTTGGTTAGATTCTCAAAATAAATCAAATCAGAATACGGTTTTGCCTAAAATAACTTTTGATGATCTTACCAATTCAATCATCAGTACAGGACCATTTTATTATTATGTAATAGATTTTTTTGATATGTCTGTTTCTCATGTTAGTTCCTCTATTACAGATTTTCATGAGTTTGGTCCCGAAAATGTTTCTTTTAATGATATTCTAGGAACTATACATCCCGATGATATCGAGTTTGTAACGAAAGCAGAAGGGGCAGTTGCTAATTTTTTTTGTAATAATATTGATCGCGAAAAACTTCTGAAATATAAGATAAGTTATAATTTAAGGGGAAGACTTAAAAATGGAGAATATATTTTATGCAATCATCAAGCTTTAATGCTTACTATGGATGAGAATGGAGGCTACGGAAAATCACTTAACATTCACACCCGTATTGATCATTTGGCCAAACATAATACGTATCAATTTTCGCTTATTGGTTTAGATGGTGAGCCGTCTTATATGAACTTAAATGTTGATAGTGATATTAAAAATTGCGTTGAATTTTCCAAACGAGAAATAGATATTATTAAGAATATTGCCGATGGTTTGAGTAGTATAGAAATTGCCGAAAAACTTTTTATTAGTGATTTAACTGTAAAAAAACACCGTAAAAATATTTTAAGTAAATCAGCCTGTAAAAATACGGCTCAACTAGTTAAAGACTGTATTATGCAGGGAGTGATTTAG
- a CDS encoding Two component regulator three Y domain protein, which produces MSNKITLLIFTVFFSLSSFATISKAEKEVLIKLNQTTNGDKWINKWDLSLPMNKWYGVKVVDDKVVSINLKNNNLTGRIPVEITTLLNLQELNLGTNLLNGEIPLNIGNLKALQILDLSFNKLTGFIPVSICTLPNLQVLVLDRNILSGELPLQIGKLSMLESLSLYENSFQGSLPLSIYELKSLKTLSLYSNRFTGKLSPSVGNLILLENLNLFDNDFKGQVPLELEKLAHLKKLNISYNLFSGLVSNKLSLLDKLNMTMRNEIGNVVSLPVIKG; this is translated from the coding sequence ATGAGTAATAAAATTACGCTACTAATTTTTACTGTATTCTTTTCGTTATCCAGTTTTGCTACTATCTCAAAGGCAGAAAAGGAAGTCTTGATAAAATTAAACCAAACCACTAATGGGGATAAATGGATTAATAAATGGGATCTTTCTTTGCCAATGAATAAATGGTATGGAGTAAAAGTGGTGGATGATAAAGTAGTTTCTATAAATTTAAAAAATAATAATTTGACAGGACGTATACCTGTTGAAATTACTACTTTACTGAATTTGCAAGAATTAAATTTAGGTACCAATTTATTGAATGGAGAAATTCCTCTTAATATAGGGAACTTGAAAGCTTTGCAAATTTTAGATCTTTCGTTTAATAAATTAACAGGTTTTATTCCTGTTTCGATTTGTACACTTCCTAATTTACAAGTGTTAGTGCTTGATCGTAATATTTTATCAGGTGAGTTGCCTTTGCAAATAGGGAAACTGTCTATGCTTGAGAGTCTGTCGTTATATGAGAACTCTTTTCAAGGATCATTACCTCTTTCTATCTACGAGTTAAAATCATTAAAAACCCTTTCGTTATACAGTAATAGGTTTACAGGAAAGTTGAGTCCTTCTGTTGGAAATCTAATTTTGCTAGAAAACTTAAATCTTTTTGATAATGATTTTAAAGGTCAAGTGCCATTAGAGTTGGAAAAATTAGCCCATTTAAAAAAATTGAATATATCTTATAATTTGTTTTCTGGTTTGGTTTCAAATAAATTATCTTTATTAGATAAGTTGAATATGACCATGAGAAATGAAATAGGAAATGTAGTTTCTTTACCAGTGATTAAAGGATAA